In Gigantopelta aegis isolate Gae_Host chromosome 6, Gae_host_genome, whole genome shotgun sequence, the following are encoded in one genomic region:
- the LOC121376427 gene encoding armadillo repeat-containing protein 7-like isoform X2, protein MITRGYSLVPKLKHCLTYSDKVPNGKKQILANLANFAYDPINYEYFRKLNILDLFLDALEENDDKLVEFAIGGLCNACLDKQNKDVILKNSGIQVVIKCLSSPNEETVLSAITTLMFLVTTQSKPEITCLPVVECMLRFAEAQNKRLSNLANVFLQDYCSKEQVQAAQEIHQQLISQNALQQQSKDYPP, encoded by the exons ATGATTACTCGAGGATACAGTCTGGTGCCAAAGTTAAAACACTGTCTGACATACAGCGACAAAGTgccaa atggAAAGAAGCAGATTTTGGCTAACCTTGCAAACTTTGCCTATGATCccattaattatgaatattttagaAAACTTAACATACTTGATCTCTTCCTTG aTGCATTAGAGGAAAATGATGATAAACTTGTGGAATTTGCGATAGGTGGTCTGTGCAATGCCTGTTTGG acaaacaaaacaaggatGTCATACTGAAGAATAGTGGTATCCAGGTTGTCATAAAGTGTCTGTCGAG TCCTAATGAAGAAACTGTTTTATCAGCAATAACTACTCTGATGTTTCTTGTAACAACACAGTCAAAACCTG aaatcacctgtttacctgTTGTGGAATGCATGCTAAGATTTGCTGAAGCCCAGAACAAACGGCTCTCAAATCTAGCTAACGTTTTCCTCCAG GATTACTGCAGTAAAGAACAAGTGCAAGCTGCTCAAGAAATTCACCAACAGTTGATTTCCCAGAATGCCCTTCAACAGCAAAGCAAAGACTATCCACCATGA